The sequence GGCAATCGTTCGCGGCGCTGCCGGACCTGCCCGGCATGAACGAGGATCCCCTGCCGCCAGCCACTGCCCAGCCCGCAGCGCTGCCGGACCTGCCCGGCATGAACGAGGATCCCATGCCGCCAGCCACTGCCCAGCCTGCGGCGCTGCCGGACCTGCCCGGCATGAACGAGGATACCATGCCGCCAGCCACTGCCCAGCCCGCGGCGATCCCGTTTGTTCTGGAGCTGGGTCTGGGCGATGGAAAGGAATCTCGCCTGACGCTGAATCCCGGCAAATACGTCCTCGGCCGGGGGCAGGCGTGCAACATCGTCGTGGCAGACAGTTTTGTGTCGACGCGGCATGCGGAGCTCATCGTCACCGATTCGAGCGTCGAGATCATCGATCTCAAGAGCAGCAACCACACGTATGTCGACGATGTCCAGATCAGCCAGCCCACCCGTTTGACCGTTGGCGCCCGGCTTCGTTTTGGGCCAAAAGCGACCGCGGTGCTGCGCTGAGCCGGCGTGGCCATCACATCGGATTATACCCCACACGAAGACGGATAGCGACGCATGGAGCTCCCTGAGGTACTGGATCTACTGGTGGTTGGCGGTGGGCCGGCCGGCACCGCTACGGCGTTTCGCGCGCGCGAGCTCGGACTCTCCGTCCTGGTCCTCGATTACGATGACCTGATGAAGCGTATTCGCGACTACGCCAAGGAAAAGCTGATCCTGCCCCATTTCGGCGGCGGGGACCAGATGCAGTTCCCCGCCGGCGGACCCCTCGTGGCGGCGCTACAGTTTGGCCCGATCGACAAGGACGACATGTGCAGCCGGTGGCAGGGCCTGTATCGTGAGCATGCGATCCCGACAAAAATCGGGCTGGAACTCACGAGCATCAGCAAACAACCCGGCGGATTGATTCGTGCGAAGACCTGGAATCATCGGACTCGGCTGGAAGAGACGTTCACCGCGCGCCATCTTGTTCTGGCCATCGGCCGGGGCGTGCCCCGGCGGTTCGACATCCCCGGCGACACAGCAGGAATCACGTATCGGCTTGACGACGCGCAGACCTATATCGGCGAGCCGGCGTGTGTGATCGGCGGCGGGACATCGGCTGCCGAAGCGGTCATCGCGATCTCAAACGCCAAAGCCGCCGCTGGCGACGCGTGTCCGGTCTACTGGTCGTACCGTGGCAATAGCATGCCGAAGGTGTCCCGCGCGTTGTCGGAAGTGTTTTTCGAGGCCTACCTGGGCAACGGCAATATCCGGTATTACCCGCATAGCGAGCCCGTGGCCGTGTTGGTGGGGCCGGACCGACAGGAGTATGTGTCGATTCGAGTCGATCGCCGGCTCATCGAAGGCCGGTCGATCGAGACGACGCACCTGGAGTTTCCGAAGACGCAGTGTATCGCGTGCATCGGCGAGGACATCCCCGAGGCGTTCCTGGAGAGTCTGGGGATCACGATGGTGGAGGGCGGGGCCAGGGGCAAACGGCGTATGGCGGTGACGCCGCTGCTGGAAACGCAGGTGCCCGATGTGTTTATGATCGGTGACATTCTGAGCCCGGTCTATCTCGAAGCCGACGACCATCGCGCCGACGCCACGACGTTTCGGGAGGTGCGCCGCGCCGGCAACATCAAGGCGGCCCTGCGCGACGGCGTGTTCATCGCGGAGGTGATCCGGCAGAAGGTGGATGGCCGCTCGAAAATCGATGTTGCTCTGCGGTTCGTCGAGGATGCCACACCGGGCGAAAGCGAGGCGATCCCGGAAGAAGTGCGACAGAGCGCGTCGTTTTTGCGGCCGGCGGACGACGACACGGCTCGCGAAGTAGCGGCGCCGCGGCTCGTCCGCATCACCCTCGCGGGAGTCGAGGAAGACGAGTACCTGCTGAACTTGGGCGCGGACACCCCCATCGGCCGCGCCGACTCCAATACGATTGTCGTCTCCGATGAAGGGTCCATGGCCGACCGTCACGCGACGATCCGGAACACCGAGAAGGGCTTTTTTCTGCGCGACGAAGGCAGCAAGGCGGGTTCGTTCCTACAACTGACGGCCGGCGAACTGCGCCCGCTCTCGAGTGGCGATTTGCTCCAACTGGGGCGGCAGTTCCTGGTGTTTAACCGGCAACCGAACGGCTGGCTTTGCCTGCACTACGACCACAACGGGACGGTGGTCGGCCGGCACCTGCTCTCCGAGGGCACGGTGGTCCTCGGGCGCGATGCCCCCGATATTGTACTCGCCGCCGACGACCGGATGCTCTCGCGTCGGCATCTGGCGGTGCAGGTGAAGGGGGGCGAGCTGGCGGCCAAGGATCTCAATAGCCTCAACCGCACCTACCTGCGCATCCGAGCGGAGTATCCGATCCGGCATGATGAAGTGATCCGGCTCGGGCAGTCGCTGTTCCGATTCAGCGAGCGTCAGCGCGAGCCGGCGAAGGAGGTCTCGTTTATCCAGCCGGCACCCGCCAGCGTTCCGGTCCAGCCGGCGCCCGAATCCATGGCGCCAGCCGGGTCACCGAAGCCTGTCGCCGCTCCGGACGCGCCGGCTGTAACCTTCCTGGGTAAAGGAGGCCCGTTCCCGATGTCGGCTGCCGGCACCGTCCTGAGCACGGCGCGCCAGCATAATATCCCGATCAATTACGAGTGCGAGAGCGGTCGGTGTGGCTACGACCCGGTGCGCATCGTGTCTGGCGCCGAGCATCTGAACGCGTTGGACGAAGATGAGGAGGGGTGGACGATTTCGGAGGTGTGTAAGCTAAAATCTGGCGAACACCGGTTGGCCTGCATGTTGCGCGTGAAAGGCCACGTCGTGGTGCAGATCGTAGAGAAGTAGGGGACGCGGCTCAGGTGAGGCGATCCTGGATGAAGCGGACGTTCGCGCGGGTGTCTTCCTGGAAGCGCTCGTCGCGGCCGCTCGTTTCGAGGATGAACCACTTGTCGTAGCCGATCTCCTGGCAGGCGTCCGCCACGCCGGCGAAGTTGACCCCGTGTTGAGCCGGCCCGCCCAGCATCGCGCCCATCGGATCCTCCAGGCCGAGGGTCTCCTTGATGTGGATCTCGCAGATCCGGTCGTTACCGAGCAGGCGGATCTCGGTGGGGACGTCGTATCCGTAGGCGGTGGAATTTCCCACGTCGTAATAGACCTGCACCATCGGCGAGGCGACGCGGTCCAGGATCTCCAGATTTTGTTCGGCCGTGAGGGTGTTTTCGAGGCCGAGGACCACGCCGGCGTCTTCTGCCCGCGGCGTGATCTGGCGGAGTGCCTCTACGACCCGCGTGACCCCCGGGGCGTCGAGTTCGTAGACGCTAAAAGCGCTTTCGCCGATGCGCCGAAATTCGCCGAGGCTGTCCTTTAGCCGCAGATCCCCATTCCCGAAAAACGCCACCAGCACACAGGAAGACCCAAGCGCGGCGGCGGCCTCGACGGCGTCGATGACGTAGACGGTGGACTGAGGTTCGGACTTCAGCGGGATCCGGTTGAGGATGCTGCCGGCGGCGACGGATGGGAACGTGATGCCGTGTTCGCGGCCGAGGTCCAGGTAGCGCTCCCGCACAGCGTCGATGCGGAGGGGCATGAAGTCCGGCCGGGTACCCACGCTTACCTGGATGCCGGCGAGGTGGGCGGCTTTGGCCTTCGGGATGTCGTCCGGGTCGCACGAGCGGCCGAGGTTCCAGTCGCACATTCCGATCGGGTTGGCGGCGAAACGAGCGGCAAAGGTCGCCCTGGACAGTGCGAGGGTGGCGACGGTGGCGCTCGTGGTCTGAAGAAAGCGGCGGCGGGAGACGCGCATGGCGGTTTCGGGTTCGGAGTTCGGGGTTCAATGTATGACGCCAATCGTATTATACAGGCCTGACTGGAGGCTAACTCACATATTCGGAGACATTACGCACGATTTTTCCGGTCAAAACCACATCTTCGTGCGATTGCCGGCCCCCCGGAGTTTGGCTACGTTATGTACGCGTTCATCAGCACATGGGAATGCGGCCCTCTATCGCCCGGAAGCAAGCATCGGGCGCACTGCCTGCCGGGCCTCGTTTCGGCGGATGAACCCTCTCCACCTTTTGAAGCATCCCATGATCAGTGGGCGGTCAGGCATGGCCTCTTTCCTTGCCTCCCCGGCGAGCCGATCCCCTTCCCGTATCCCGGCGGGCAGGGGATCGTCATTTTATGGAGAACGGAAGGTATCTGGAAACGCATCGGGTGAAAAATCCCATACGCCCGGGAGGAACAGGTAGACGATGAGGGTGACGATGACGATGGAGATGAGGTTGAGTCCGAAGCCGGCGCGGATCATATCCGCCATCCCCACATAACCCGATCCGAACACCACCGCGTTTGGTGGGGTGGCTACCGGCAGCATGAAGGCGCAGGAGGCCGCCAGCGTGGCGCCGATCATCAGGATATAGGGGTGCACGTCCAGCGAGAGCGCCATCGCCGCGAGCACCGGCAGCATCATGGCCGTTGTCGCGAGGTTGGACGTGATCTCCGTCAGGAAATTGACGCTGGCCACCACCACGATCAGCAACACGAGGAGCGACACCCCTTCGAGCAGGGTCATCTGCTGGCCGATCCACAGGGCCAGTCCCGTAGCCTGGAAGCCGTTGGCGATGGCCAGTCCGCCGCCAAAAAGCAGCAGAATGCCCCAGGGGAGCTTGACGGCCGTCTCCCAGTCGAGGATCTTGCCGCCCTGCGCCCGTGACGCCGGCAGCAAAAAGAGCGCGATGGCGCCGGCGATGCCGATGATGGTGTCGTCGAGCGCCGGCATGAACCTCACCAGCAGAAACGAGCGGGTGATCCAGGCCAGGGCGGTGCCGGCGAACACGAGCAGCACCATCTTTTCCTCGAACGTAAGCGGTCCCAGCGCCCGCAGCTGAGCGCGGATTTCGGTGCGGCCGCCGGGGATGGCGGTTTGCCGCAGCGGGAAGACGACGCGGGTGAGGTAGGCCCAACACAAAACAAGGAGGATGATGGAGATGGGCAGGCCGAGTACGATCCATCGCGCGAAGGTGATCTCGACCCCGTAGGTCTCTCGGATGACGCCGGCGAGCACCAGATTGGGCGGCGTCCCAATCAGCGTGGCGATCCCTCCGATCGAGGCGCTGTAGGCGACGGCCAGCATCAGCGCCTTGCCAAAAAGGGCCGTCTCGTTCTCGGGCGTCCCCGGATGATCCTTGAACTGGGCGACGATGGCCATCGCGATCG comes from Rhodothermales bacterium and encodes:
- a CDS encoding FHA domain-containing protein — encoded protein: MRTSMGQSFAALPDLPGMNEDPLPPATAQPAALPDLPGMNEDPMPPATAQPAALPDLPGMNEDTMPPATAQPAAIPFVLELGLGDGKESRLTLNPGKYVLGRGQACNIVVADSFVSTRHAELIVTDSSVEIIDLKSSNHTYVDDVQISQPTRLTVGARLRFGPKATAVLR
- a CDS encoding FHA domain-containing protein; translated protein: MELPEVLDLLVVGGGPAGTATAFRARELGLSVLVLDYDDLMKRIRDYAKEKLILPHFGGGDQMQFPAGGPLVAALQFGPIDKDDMCSRWQGLYREHAIPTKIGLELTSISKQPGGLIRAKTWNHRTRLEETFTARHLVLAIGRGVPRRFDIPGDTAGITYRLDDAQTYIGEPACVIGGGTSAAEAVIAISNAKAAAGDACPVYWSYRGNSMPKVSRALSEVFFEAYLGNGNIRYYPHSEPVAVLVGPDRQEYVSIRVDRRLIEGRSIETTHLEFPKTQCIACIGEDIPEAFLESLGITMVEGGARGKRRMAVTPLLETQVPDVFMIGDILSPVYLEADDHRADATTFREVRRAGNIKAALRDGVFIAEVIRQKVDGRSKIDVALRFVEDATPGESEAIPEEVRQSASFLRPADDDTAREVAAPRLVRITLAGVEEDEYLLNLGADTPIGRADSNTIVVSDEGSMADRHATIRNTEKGFFLRDEGSKAGSFLQLTAGELRPLSSGDLLQLGRQFLVFNRQPNGWLCLHYDHNGTVVGRHLLSEGTVVLGRDAPDIVLAADDRMLSRRHLAVQVKGGELAAKDLNSLNRTYLRIRAEYPIRHDEVIRLGQSLFRFSERQREPAKEVSFIQPAPASVPVQPAPESMAPAGSPKPVAAPDAPAVTFLGKGGPFPMSAAGTVLSTARQHNIPINYECESGRCGYDPVRIVSGAEHLNALDEDEEGWTISEVCKLKSGEHRLACMLRVKGHVVVQIVEK
- a CDS encoding sugar phosphate isomerase/epimerase family protein; amino-acid sequence: MRVSRRRFLQTTSATVATLALSRATFAARFAANPIGMCDWNLGRSCDPDDIPKAKAAHLAGIQVSVGTRPDFMPLRIDAVRERYLDLGREHGITFPSVAAGSILNRIPLKSEPQSTVYVIDAVEAAAALGSSCVLVAFFGNGDLRLKDSLGEFRRIGESAFSVYELDAPGVTRVVEALRQITPRAEDAGVVLGLENTLTAEQNLEILDRVASPMVQVYYDVGNSTAYGYDVPTEIRLLGNDRICEIHIKETLGLEDPMGAMLGGPAQHGVNFAGVADACQEIGYDKWFILETSGRDERFQEDTRANVRFIQDRLT
- a CDS encoding DASS family sodium-coupled anion symporter produces the protein MKNTSFTPRSAGLVLGPALFIILLFFVRPEGLSPEGQAVLASTVWIAIWWITEAVPIAVTSLLPLVLFPLTGSLSLNATSVAYGDKFVFLYVGGFIIAIAIERWRLHRRIALAIISVIGTNAPRMILGFMVATGFISMWISNTATAVMMLPIAMAIVAQFKDHPGTPENETALFGKALMLAVAYSASIGGIATLIGTPPNLVLAGVIRETYGVEITFARWIVLGLPISIILLVLCWAYLTRVVFPLRQTAIPGGRTEIRAQLRALGPLTFEEKMVLLVFAGTALAWITRSFLLVRFMPALDDTIIGIAGAIALFLLPASRAQGGKILDWETAVKLPWGILLLFGGGLAIANGFQATGLALWIGQQMTLLEGVSLLVLLIVVVASVNFLTEITSNLATTAMMLPVLAAMALSLDVHPYILMIGATLAASCAFMLPVATPPNAVVFGSGYVGMADMIRAGFGLNLISIVIVTLIVYLFLPGVWDFSPDAFPDTFRSP